One window of the Phreatobacter oligotrophus genome contains the following:
- the cbiB gene encoding adenosylcobinamide-phosphate synthase CbiB, whose product MNVTVTLLALLIEAAVGYPDRITRAIGHPVMWMGYMIDWLDCKFNRPDRSAAYRKTSGFMAAFCIVAVPAALGFGVQRGLLLLPLGIVMAGTLASTLLAQRSLHVHVARVADALEREGLSGGRQAVSQIVGRDPDTLDAAGVSRAAIESLAENFSDGIVAPVFWLTLGGLAGGAAYKAINTADSMIGHRTPRYGDFGFAAARLDDLVNLPASRLSALLIIAAAAISKNASASQAWRAVRRDAHHHRSPNAGYPEAAMAGALGLALAGPRVYGGVMVEDAAMGNGRSDAGPTDIRAALALYRRADLIFIVLVAVLAAVVIAPM is encoded by the coding sequence ATGAACGTCACGGTTACCTTACTGGCCCTCTTGATCGAAGCCGCGGTCGGCTATCCCGATCGCATCACGCGGGCGATCGGCCATCCGGTGATGTGGATGGGCTACATGATCGACTGGCTCGATTGCAAGTTCAACCGTCCGGACCGAAGCGCGGCCTATCGCAAGACGTCGGGATTCATGGCCGCTTTCTGTATTGTCGCGGTTCCGGCCGCCTTGGGGTTCGGCGTGCAACGCGGGCTTCTGCTGCTGCCATTGGGCATCGTAATGGCCGGCACGCTGGCTAGCACGCTGCTCGCTCAGCGCAGCCTGCATGTTCATGTCGCCCGGGTGGCCGATGCACTGGAGCGCGAGGGGCTGTCGGGTGGACGCCAAGCGGTGTCGCAGATCGTCGGCCGCGATCCCGATACTCTTGATGCGGCTGGCGTGTCGCGCGCGGCCATCGAAAGCCTGGCCGAAAATTTTTCCGACGGCATCGTTGCGCCGGTGTTCTGGCTCACCCTTGGCGGACTGGCTGGCGGCGCTGCCTATAAGGCCATCAATACAGCCGACAGCATGATCGGTCATCGCACCCCGCGCTATGGCGACTTCGGCTTCGCGGCCGCGCGTTTGGACGATCTCGTTAACCTGCCGGCGTCGCGTCTGTCCGCTCTTTTGATTATCGCGGCGGCGGCCATCAGCAAGAATGCGTCCGCATCGCAGGCCTGGCGGGCGGTGCGCCGCGATGCCCATCATCATCGATCGCCGAATGCGGGCTACCCGGAAGCGGCCATGGCGGGCGCATTGGGTTTGGCGTTGGCAGGTCCACGCGTCTACGGTGGGGTCATGGTTGAGGACGCGGCCATGGGCAACGGCCGCAGCGATGCCGGGCCGACAGATATTCGCGCCGCGCTGGCGCTTTATCGGCGCGCCGATTTGATCTTCATCGTGCTGGTGGCCGTTCTCGCCGCGGTCGTCATCGCGCCAATGTAA
- the cobD gene encoding threonine-phosphate decarboxylase CobD: MTFINPHIEALGLAPLAHGGDLVAARRLFPNAPEPFIDLSTGINPYSYPLPPLPTDCFTRLPDRAAVGALAATAARAYGAPSEGCVVPAPGTQILLTQVAALATRGRAVILGPTYAEHAHAAQLIGHETIEVSDPNLLRSANLAVVVNPNNPDGRILHKPLLLDIAAELHRRGGLLVVDEAFADVASQFSLAETVERPNIIVLRSFGKFYGLAGLRLGFALLQPRLALRLQAMLGPWSVSGPAIVIGQAALADVDWKTRTIAELAQAVVRLDRLLVAAGLEIVGGTLLYRLTRCADAAVLFEHLGRAGILVRRFSENSEWLRWGIPHGDPSWLRLEAALTTAHLA; this comes from the coding sequence GTGACGTTCATCAACCCTCACATCGAGGCATTGGGTCTGGCGCCGCTTGCCCATGGCGGCGATTTGGTCGCGGCACGGCGCCTGTTTCCCAATGCCCCGGAACCTTTCATCGATCTGTCGACCGGGATCAATCCCTATTCCTATCCATTACCGCCACTGCCGACCGATTGTTTCACCCGGCTGCCCGATCGGGCCGCCGTCGGGGCGCTGGCGGCCACCGCCGCCCGTGCTTATGGCGCACCGTCCGAGGGCTGCGTGGTGCCCGCGCCGGGAACGCAAATCCTGCTAACCCAGGTGGCAGCGTTGGCGACCCGAGGGCGTGCCGTCATCTTAGGCCCGACTTATGCCGAGCATGCGCACGCGGCACAATTGATAGGGCACGAAACGATCGAGGTTTCAGATCCCAATCTACTTCGATCGGCCAACCTCGCGGTCGTGGTCAACCCGAACAATCCGGACGGACGAATCCTTCATAAACCATTGCTGCTCGATATCGCCGCCGAGCTTCACCGGCGCGGCGGGCTGCTGGTCGTCGATGAAGCCTTCGCCGACGTGGCGAGCCAATTTAGCCTCGCCGAAACCGTCGAGCGGCCGAATATAATCGTGCTGCGGTCATTTGGTAAATTTTATGGGCTGGCTGGCCTACGCCTCGGCTTTGCGCTGTTGCAGCCACGCCTTGCTCTGCGGTTACAGGCCATGCTCGGACCATGGTCGGTATCCGGGCCCGCTATCGTCATCGGCCAGGCCGCATTAGCGGACGTCGATTGGAAAACACGGACGATCGCTGAATTGGCGCAAGCCGTCGTGCGGCTGGATCGCCTGCTGGTGGCAGCGGGCCTTGAAATTGTGGGCGGTACCTTGCTTTACCGACTGACACGATGTGCCGACGCGGCCGTGTTGTTCGAACATCTCGGCCGCGCGGGGATCTTGGTCCGGCGTTTCAGCGAAAATTCTGAGTGGCTGCGGTGGGGTATCCCTCACGGCGATCCCTCTTGGCTGCGGTTGGAAGCCGCCCTGACGACAGCGCATCTCGCGTAG
- the cobO gene encoding cob(I)yrinic acid a,c-diamide adenosyltransferase: protein MSKIIDETEAERHRAKMEKRKAVQDAEIAEKTVEKGLLIIHTGTGKGKSTAAFGLALRMLGRGRRVGVIQFIKGAWHSAERDALETFGDQVVWHTMGEGFTWDTQDLKRDVAAAERAWNKACELMADPTLALLILDELNIALRYDYLDLRAVISTLAARRPDLHVVITGRNAKPDLIAAADLVTDMTLVKHHFKAGVKAQPGIEF, encoded by the coding sequence ATGAGCAAGATCATCGACGAGACCGAAGCCGAACGCCACCGCGCCAAGATGGAAAAGCGAAAGGCGGTGCAGGACGCCGAGATCGCGGAAAAGACAGTCGAGAAGGGCCTGCTGATCATCCACACCGGTACCGGCAAGGGCAAGTCGACCGCGGCTTTCGGGCTCGCGCTCCGCATGCTCGGACGCGGGCGGCGCGTCGGCGTTATCCAATTCATCAAGGGTGCCTGGCATTCGGCGGAACGCGACGCGCTGGAGACCTTCGGCGATCAGGTGGTCTGGCACACCATGGGCGAAGGCTTCACCTGGGATACGCAGGACCTTAAGCGCGACGTCGCCGCGGCAGAACGCGCCTGGAACAAAGCCTGCGAACTGATGGCCGACCCGACGCTCGCGCTCCTCATCCTCGATGAGCTGAACATCGCGCTGCGCTATGATTATCTCGATCTGCGGGCGGTCATCTCAACGCTCGCCGCGAGGCGACCCGACCTGCACGTGGTCATCACCGGCCGCAACGCCAAGCCCGACCTGATCGCCGCGGCCGATCTGGTCACCGACATGACCCTCGTCAAACATCACTTCAAGGCCGGCGTGAAGGCACAGCCCGGCATCGAGTTTTAA
- the cobU gene encoding bifunctional adenosylcobinamide kinase/adenosylcobinamide-phosphate guanylyltransferase: MVDGLLASDGPQLTLVLGGARSGKSRYAESAVMASRPPWIYVATAEPLDDEMAARIAKHRDRRGRDWQTVEAPLDLAGAISTAAASSAILVDCLTLWLSNLMLKERDIDAEVERLETAMTTRKTPLVLVSNEVGFGIVPENAQARRFRDLQGRLNQRIAARADRVVLVVAGLPMFVKGTP; the protein is encoded by the coding sequence ATGGTGGATGGTCTATTGGCAAGCGACGGCCCGCAATTGACCCTTGTCCTCGGCGGCGCCCGGTCGGGCAAAAGCCGCTATGCGGAATCGGCTGTCATGGCGTCGCGACCGCCCTGGATATACGTCGCGACCGCGGAACCATTGGACGACGAGATGGCGGCGCGGATCGCCAAGCACCGCGATCGTCGCGGACGCGATTGGCAAACGGTCGAAGCGCCGCTCGACCTCGCTGGGGCGATCTCCACCGCAGCGGCATCGAGCGCAATTCTCGTCGATTGCCTGACGCTGTGGCTCTCAAATCTGATGCTCAAGGAACGCGACATCGACGCCGAAGTTGAGCGCCTCGAAACCGCAATGACGACGCGCAAGACGCCGCTCGTTCTGGTCAGCAACGAGGTCGGATTTGGCATCGTGCCAGAGAACGCACAAGCTCGGCGATTTCGCGATCTGCAAGGGCGGCTCAATCAGCGGATCGCGGCGCGTGCCGACCGCGTCGTCCTCGTCGTCGCAGGGCTGCCGATGTTCGTAAAGGGAACGCCATGA
- a CDS encoding DUF1636 family protein: MADNSNNADIEARNGATAIIYVCTTCRQPDDPDDAPRPGAALAAATARAAENTDITVQPLRCLANCKRGCSAVMRRTDASAPAWTYVFGHLDPAADAQALVQGAQLLAQSADGLMPWRDRPDALKRGLIARVPPFDFQEPSE; this comes from the coding sequence ATGGCCGATAATTCCAACAACGCAGACATTGAGGCGCGTAACGGCGCGACAGCCATCATCTATGTCTGCACGACGTGCCGGCAGCCCGACGATCCGGACGATGCGCCACGCCCCGGCGCGGCGCTTGCCGCGGCAACGGCGCGTGCGGCTGAAAACACCGATATCACCGTTCAACCGTTGCGCTGCCTTGCTAATTGCAAGCGCGGCTGCAGCGCGGTGATGCGACGGACCGATGCATCGGCCCCCGCGTGGACTTACGTATTCGGTCATCTCGATCCGGCGGCGGACGCGCAGGCGTTGGTGCAAGGCGCGCAGCTTCTCGCTCAATCGGCCGACGGCTTGATGCCGTGGCGCGACCGGCCGGACGCCTTGAAGCGGGGATTGATCGCGCGGGTGCCGCCGTTTGATTTTCAGGAGCCGAGCGAATGA
- the cobW gene encoding cobalamin biosynthesis protein CobW: MTDELARVPCTIVTGFLGAGKTTLIRHVLANANGRRLAIIVNEFGDVGIDGEILKGCGDETCPEENIVELANGCLCCTVADEFVPALDVILALRPKVEHIVIETSGLALPKPLVQAFHWPSIKNRVTVDGVVAVVDGAALADGQVSGDMKALATQRAADNALDHDDPIEEVFQDQIACADLVVMNKCDLLDQSGIDKASASIAKALPRAVKVVQVSNGKVDAPTLLGLNVGTEADIENRRTLHDDELDHDHDDFDSFVVPLPEIDDPAALTGLVAATAEATGVLRIKGFAAVRGKPMRLLVQAVGPRVTSHYDRPWAASEKRETRLVVIGLKGLDRAVITRMLSG; this comes from the coding sequence ATGACGGATGAGCTTGCGCGCGTTCCATGTACGATCGTCACCGGCTTTCTGGGGGCCGGCAAGACGACGCTGATCCGTCACGTGCTGGCCAATGCGAACGGGCGCCGGCTCGCCATCATCGTCAATGAATTTGGCGATGTCGGCATCGACGGCGAAATCTTGAAGGGTTGCGGCGACGAAACCTGCCCCGAGGAGAATATCGTCGAGCTTGCGAACGGGTGCCTGTGTTGCACCGTGGCCGACGAGTTTGTCCCGGCGCTCGACGTCATTCTCGCGCTCCGTCCTAAGGTCGAACACATCGTGATCGAGACCTCCGGGCTCGCGCTGCCAAAGCCGCTGGTCCAAGCGTTCCACTGGCCGTCGATCAAGAATCGCGTGACCGTGGATGGCGTGGTCGCGGTCGTCGATGGCGCGGCGCTGGCCGACGGCCAGGTGTCGGGCGACATGAAGGCGCTGGCCACGCAGCGTGCGGCGGACAACGCGCTCGATCATGACGATCCGATCGAAGAAGTGTTCCAAGATCAGATCGCATGCGCCGATCTTGTCGTGATGAACAAATGCGATCTTCTTGATCAATCGGGGATCGACAAAGCGTCGGCGTCAATCGCCAAGGCCTTGCCGCGCGCGGTCAAGGTCGTGCAGGTGTCGAACGGCAAGGTCGATGCGCCGACGCTGCTCGGCCTCAATGTCGGCACCGAAGCCGATATCGAAAACCGCCGGACGTTGCATGACGACGAGCTCGATCATGATCACGACGATTTCGACAGCTTCGTCGTGCCGCTGCCTGAGATCGACGACCCGGCGGCGCTGACGGGTCTCGTGGCGGCGACCGCCGAGGCGACCGGCGTGCTGCGGATCAAGGGTTTCGCGGCGGTGCGCGGCAAGCCGATGCGGCTCTTGGTGCAGGCGGTCGGCCCGCGCGTCACGTCGCACTACGATCGCCCCTGGGCCGCGTCGGAAAAGCGCGAGACGCGCCTAGTGGTGATCGGGCTTAAGGGACTAGACCGCGCCGTCATCACGCGCATGCTCAGTGGATGA
- a CDS encoding cobyric acid synthase, whose product MAARAIMFQGTGSDVGKSLIVAGLARAYTKRGLRVRPFKAQNMSNNAAVAADGGEIGRAQALQARAAGVPPSIHMNPVLLKPQSQVGAQIVVQGKVYGTAKGIEYMRMKPKIMPYVLDSFERLKQEADLILVEGAGSASEINLRKHDIANMGFARATDTPVVIIGDIDRGGVIASLIGTKAVLDPEDAALVQGFIVNKFSGDPSLFAAGDDAIVAATGWPSLGLVPYFSESRNLPAEDSLALDRPTRRRDNAKLVIAVPILPQIANFDDLDPLEAESNINLIRVHPGQALPGDADLVILPGSKTTIAGLRALRESGFDVDIAAHVRRGGMVLGLCGGYQMLGKSIADPSGIEGPAGTVPGLGLLDVETVLSPEKRLELSSGTTRDGVSFSGYEMHMGVTEGSDRARPFAHLADGTPEGAISANGLVVGTYIHGIFADDKQRAAWLARLDGGATTIAYDDLVERTLDRLAWHLTTFIDLDRLLTLAR is encoded by the coding sequence GTGGCCGCACGCGCGATTATGTTTCAGGGCACCGGCTCCGACGTGGGCAAATCGCTCATCGTCGCCGGCCTCGCGCGCGCCTACACCAAACGCGGACTGCGGGTTCGCCCATTCAAGGCGCAAAACATGTCCAATAACGCCGCGGTCGCAGCCGACGGGGGCGAGATCGGCCGCGCGCAGGCGCTGCAAGCGCGCGCCGCCGGCGTGCCGCCCAGCATTCACATGAACCCGGTGCTCCTCAAGCCACAGAGTCAAGTCGGCGCGCAAATCGTCGTGCAGGGAAAAGTCTATGGCACGGCGAAAGGCATCGAATACATGCGCATGAAACCCAAAATAATGCCCTACGTGCTCGACAGTTTCGAACGCTTGAAGCAAGAAGCCGATCTGATCCTGGTCGAAGGCGCGGGAAGCGCCTCGGAAATCAATTTGCGGAAACATGACATCGCCAACATGGGTTTCGCGCGTGCAACCGATACGCCTGTCGTGATCATCGGCGACATTGACCGCGGCGGCGTGATTGCAAGTCTGATCGGCACCAAGGCCGTTCTCGATCCCGAAGACGCCGCGCTTGTCCAAGGCTTCATCGTCAACAAATTCAGCGGCGACCCAAGCTTGTTCGCCGCCGGCGATGACGCAATTGTCGCTGCTACCGGCTGGCCTTCGCTTGGCTTGGTTCCCTACTTTTCCGAGTCGCGGAATCTTCCGGCTGAGGATTCGTTGGCGCTGGATCGTCCAACCCGGCGGCGCGACAACGCCAAGCTTGTGATCGCCGTTCCCATCCTGCCGCAGATCGCCAACTTCGATGACCTCGATCCGCTTGAAGCTGAATCCAACATCAACCTGATCCGCGTCCATCCCGGCCAAGCATTGCCCGGCGATGCGGACCTGGTGATCCTTCCCGGATCGAAAACGACCATTGCCGGGCTAAGGGCGCTGCGTGAGAGCGGCTTCGACGTCGATATCGCCGCGCATGTCCGCCGGGGTGGAATGGTGCTTGGGCTGTGCGGCGGCTATCAAATGTTGGGCAAGAGCATCGCCGATCCGAGCGGCATCGAAGGGCCGGCCGGAACGGTGCCGGGATTAGGTTTGCTCGACGTCGAAACGGTGCTGTCGCCGGAGAAAAGACTGGAGCTGAGCAGCGGAACGACACGCGACGGTGTCTCCTTCTCCGGCTACGAAATGCACATGGGTGTGACGGAAGGATCCGACCGTGCGCGGCCGTTCGCGCATCTCGCGGACGGAACGCCCGAGGGCGCGATTTCAGCCAATGGCCTGGTGGTCGGCACCTATATCCACGGAATTTTCGCCGACGACAAACAGCGCGCGGCATGGCTTGCCCGCTTGGACGGTGGCGCGACGACAATCGCTTACGACGACCTGGTCGAACGCACGCTGGACCGGCTGGCTTGGCATCTCACCACGTTCATCGATCTCGACCGGCTGCTTACATTGGCGCGATGA